The following coding sequences are from one Schizosaccharomyces osmophilus chromosome 1, complete sequence window:
- a CDS encoding EF hand family protein, centrin-like yields MSSSLAQKHVVMDEEADEAFDLFDITHKGFIDFEDLKRSCSLLGEDLTHDQLQLMLEIAGTNGRVNREEFAQLWFHLS; encoded by the coding sequence ATGTCCTCGTCCCTTGCCCAGAAGCATGTAGTCATGGACGAAGAAGCTGATGAAGCATTTGACCTCTTTGACATAACCCACAAGGGTTTCATAGACTTTGAGGATTTAAAACGTTCCTGTTCCTTACTTGGGGAAGACTTGACTCATGACCAACTTCAGCTTATGCTCGAAATTGCAGGTACGAATGGGAGAGTCAACCGCGAAGAATTCGCCCAGCTATGGTTTCATCTTTCTTGa
- the gsk3 gene encoding serine/threonine protein kinase Gsk3, giving the protein MSHGLHHPVDPFRIIKETARDGATGEVKQLSYTSSKVVGSGSFGVVIQVHLVEHDSKAAIKRVLQDKRFKNRELQIMRLIKHPNIVDLIAYYYNTGENIDEVYLNLVLEFMPETIYRASRLYTRQKVSMPIIEVKLYIYQLLRSLAYIHASGICHRDIKPQNLLLDPETGALKLCDFGSAKILVAGEPNVSYICSRYYRAPELIFGATDYTPAIDVWSTGCVMAELMLGQPLFPGESGIDQLVEIIKILGTPTREQIKTMNPNYMEHRFPQIRPHPFSRVFSRSVPTEAIDLLTKLLQYTPNERLTALEAMCHSFFDELRDPNTRLPNSRNPQSPPRPLPELFNFSHLELSIRPDLNKKLIPPHARGSLPVDLDNFVPVEIKRAQID; this is encoded by the exons ATGAGTCATGGTCTGCATC ATCCTGTGGACCCATTCCGGATTATCAAGGAAACCGCCCGTGATGGAGCCACGGGCGAAGTAAAGCAACTATCTTATACCTCTAGCAAAGTTGTTGGCTCAGGAAGCTTTGGCGTTGTCATTCAAGTTCATCTCGTTGAACATGACAGTAAAGCTGCCATTAAGCGCGTTTTGCAAGATAAACGTTTCAAG AATAGAGAACTCCAAATCATGCGGCTCATAAAGCACCCCAACATCGTCGACTTGATTGCTTACTACTACAATACTGGTGAAAATATCGACGAAGTATACTTGAACTTGGTTTTAGAATTCATGCCTGAAACCATCTATCGTGCTTCCCGATTGTATACTCGTCAAAAAGTGTCTATGCCTATAATTGAAGTTAAACTTTATATTTACCAACTTTTACGATCACTAGCCTATATCCATGCCAGCGGAATCTGCCATCGTGACATTAAACCCCAAAATTTACTGCTAGATCCTGAAACCGGTGCCTTGAAACTTTGCGACTTTGGTAGTGCGAAGATCCTTGTAGCCGGTGAACCCAACGTTTCCTATATCTGCTCTCGTTATTATCGTGCTCCTGAGCTCATTTTTGGTGCAACCGATTATACTCCCGCAATTGACGTTTGGTCCACTGGTTGTGTCATGGCTGAACTCATGCTGGGTCAACCCTTGTTTCCGGGAGAAAGCGGCATCGACCAGTTGGTAGAGATCATAAAAATCCTGGGTACTCCTACGCGAGAACAAATCAAAACAATGAATCCCAATTACATGGAACATCGATTTCCGCAAATTCGCCCTCATCCATTCTCCAGAGTCTTTTCGCGAAGCGTACCTACAGAAGCTATCGATTTGCTAACAAAGTTGCTCCAATATACTCCTAATGAACGTCTCACTGCTTTAGAAGCCATGTgtcattctttctttgatgaactCCGTGATCCAAATACCAGACTCCCGAATTCTCGCAATCCTCAAAGTCCACCTCGTCCGTTACCAgaattatttaattttagtCATTTGGAACTGTCTATCCGTCCTgatttgaacaaaaaattgataCCTCCTCATGCTCGTGGTTCTTTACCCGTCGATTTGGACAACTTTGTCCCCGTCGAAATTAAGCGTGCGCAAATTGACTAA
- the erg31 gene encoding C-5 sterol desaturase Erg31, producing the protein MDYLLDLADQYVLDSVYDQVYPLARDHILREAISLFFLTWMGGFLLYITFSSLSYHYVFDKSLMKHPKFLKNQVWQEIWAASINLPGMALLTVPWFLAEVHGYSLLYDSISDYGTTYYFISLPLFVLFSDFGIYWAHRFLHHRWVYPRLHKLHHKWIICTPYASHAFKSADGFLQSLPYHLFPFFFPLHKWTYLALFTFVNFWTIMIHDGKYISNNPIINGAAHHNGHHIYFNYNYGQFTTLFDRLGNSFRAPDEAWYDNTLRRNDDVLKRELTEYEFIRSQVEGEDDRDYASDGKKIK; encoded by the coding sequence ATGGATTATTTGCTGGATTTAGCCGACCAATATGTCTTGGATTCTGTTTACGATCAAGTGTATCCTTTAGCTCGCGATCATATCTTGCGTGAAGCAATTagtttgttctttttaaCATGGATGGGTGGCTTCCTGTTGTATATAACGTTCTCATCTTTGTCCTACCATTATGTTTTTGACAAGAGCCTGATGAAGCATCCCAAGTTCCTCAAAAACCAAGTATGGCAAGAGATTTGGGCAGCTTCGATAAATCTTCCCGGAATGGCCTTACTTACAGTGCCTTGGTTTTTGGCCGAAGTACACGGTTATAGCTTATTATATGATAGCATTAGCGATTACGGGACAACCTACTACTTTATTTCTCTTCCCttgtttgttcttttctcAGACTTTGGTATCTACTGGGCTCATCgctttcttcatcatcgtTGGGTGTATCCTCGTCTTCACAAGTTACACCATAAATGGATTATTTGCACACCATACGCTTCTCATGCCTTCAAGTCCGCCGACGGTTTCCTCCAGTCTTTGCCATATCATCTTTTcccattcttctttcccCTGCACAAATGGACTTACCTTGCTCTTTTCACGTTTGTTAACTTTTGGACCATTATGATTCATGATGGCAAGTACATTTCCAACAATCCTATTATTAATGGCGCGGCCCACCACAATGGTCATCACATTTATTTCAACTACAACTATGGCCAATTTACTACACTATTTGATCGCCTCGGAAATTCTTTCCGTGCTCCAGACGAGGCCTGGTATGACAATACCCTTCGCAGAAATGATGATGTTCTGAAGAGAGAGCTTACGGAGTATGAATTCATTCGCAGCCAAGTCGAAGGAGAAGACGATCGTGATTACGCTTCCGATGGTAAGAAAATCAAGTAA
- a CDS encoding Der1-like (degradation in the ER) family has product MAILPEFIRQTPPVTRYLVFGTLLTTLAVNFGYLSELRVFFNWKLFLFKGEYWRAITTFLYIGPLSLESILYLSFLLRFMSMLEEASPPPRTKNFLKTLSIICGSLLVMTYFFHMPFAASYFSFSMLYIWSWKHPLYRVSILGLFDVKAPYVPWVMVLLRWFRSGSFPVLDLMSALIGHTYFFLNDFAAI; this is encoded by the exons ATGGCCATTCTTCCAGAATTTATAAGACAGACACCTCCTGTCACAAg ATACCTTGTTTTTGGTACTTTATTGACAACTTTAGCGGTA AACTTTGGGTACCTTTCGGAATTAAGagtctttttcaattggaagttatttttattcaaagGAGAG TATTGGAGAGCTATTACTACGTTTCTGTATATTGGCCCGTTAAGTTTGGAGTCTATTCTGTACCTGTCCTTTTTGTTACGATTTATGAGCATGCTTGAAGAAGCTAGTCCTCCTCCACGGAcgaaaaactttttaaaaacaCTAAGCATCATTTGTGGATCTTTGCTAGTTATGACATATTTCTTCCATATGCCGTTCGCGGCTTCTTACTTTTCCTTTAGTATGCTTTATATCTGGTCCTGGAAACATCCTTTGTACAGGGTCTCCATTTTAGGATTATTTGATGTAAAAGCTCCATATGTTCCGTGGGTCATGGTTCTTCTACGCTGGTTTCGTAGTGGAAGCTTTCCTGTTTTGGATTTAATGAGTGCCTTAATTGGGCATACCtattttttccttaatGACTTTGCAGCTATTTAA
- the ssl3 gene encoding cohesin loading factor Ssl3 — MYLFYLGEHVKCLIFLQLNHSGSTARVQPNNVMTVNSIEREHFVSSRHFFLWPLAEVYFRQAEKTLQHRRATRAFSDLLTGGLRCLYAVLLDTTIEPRVELLTRKRICEILLHHTQEYADAESILNRAMLIAKQHNLVEEKFSLQLLLARIFSKTSPKAGKVLLLRCIQEAQEYAKVMEMYGTQGIANAHKWVYEFYLCCSSFQGVQHISKNIHNYAKPYNHQEMILLASILNQDLPMEEIPTRTHQIAVLVLITQIVKCVSEGKILQSREKLNTVHMLLESDTLKWESSHIDFTIDGETSIHLKWLSISQIYILAYLISGICYLPETSSGRASRFLQEGLRISGDFVPHEITVNEYFETDQWFYRIIDNIKCYLIAAHLSRSKFSKAEKILSLNEVESNVFRNLLNGMLKHKMGNFDEAESIYRTILKNPDTPKDVFILSTLNLINLLQDSTEASHSLEWLETSCKEQKNIVYSLWWMILKVSRENTHVQKTNSLLRLTQHSAELSNTQLQYVVFTELCTRLGNYEQAEKMASSALTLARKSKDSIWSFFSGKNVEVLYQHVHDFEKLKRQKEENASMWEEIQKIFPSN, encoded by the exons atgtatttattttaccTTGGCGAACACGTTAAATGCCTAATATTCTTACAGTTGAACCATTCTGGCTCAACCGCTCGTGTGCAACCAAATAATGTTATGACTGTTAACTCCATCGAAAGAGAACACTTTGTGAGCTCTagacatttttttttatggcCGTTGGCTGAGGTTTATTTTCGACAGGCTGAAAAAACTCTACAGCACCGAAGAGCTACTAGAGCTTTTAGTGATTTGCTAACAGGCGGTCTTCGCTGTCTTTATGCAGTTTTACTG GATACCACTATTGAGCCACGGGTTGAGTTATTAACTAGAAAGCGTATATGCGAAATTTTGTTGCATCATACACAAGAATATGCAGATGCTGAGTCTATATTGAATCGAGCAATGTTAATTGCTAAACAACAC AATCTcgttgaagaaaagttcAGCTTACAGCTTTTGCTAGCGCGTATCTTCAGTAAAACCTCACCGAAAGCTGGGAAAGTCTTACTACTTCGTTGTATTCAAGAAGCACAAGAATATGCGAAAGTAATGGAAATGTATGGTACACAGGGCATTGCCAATGCTCATAAATGGGTATATGAATTTTATCTTTGttgctcttcttttcaaggTGTCCAGCATATTTCTAAAAACATACATAATTATGCAAAGCCGTATAATCATCAAGAGATGATACTTTTGGCATCGATATTAAATCAAGATTTACCAATGGAAGAAATTCCAACTCGAACACATCAAATAGCtgttcttgttttgatAACGCAGATTGTGAAATGTGTTAGCGAGGGAAAGATTTTACAATCCAGAGAGAAGTTAAATACTGTACATATGCTTCTTGAATCTGACACTTTAAAATGGGAATCATCTCATATAGACTTTACTATAGACGGAGAAACCTCGATACACCTTAAATGGCTTTCTATTAGTCAAATTTATATCCTTGCTTATTTGATTTCTGGCATTTGCTACTTACCTGAAACTAGTTCAGGACGTGCCAGTAGATTCCTTCAAGAGGGATTGCGCATTTCAGGAGATTTTGTACCTCATGAAATTACAGTGAATGAGTACTTTGAAACAGATCAATGGTTTTATCGTATTATAGATAATATCAAATGTTATCTAATAGCGGCACATTTGAGCCGTTCAAAGTTTTCGAAAGCCGAGAAAATATTATCCTTGAACGAGGTTGAATCAAACGTTTTTCgaaatttattaaatggTATGCTTAAGCATAAAATGGGAAACTTCGACGAAGCAGAATCTATTTACCGAACGATATTGAAAAACCCTGATACCCCCAAagatgttttcattttgtcCACGCTCAATTTAATCAACCTATTACAAGATAGTACTGAAGCAAGCCACTCTTTAGAGTGGTTAGAAACGTCTTGTAAGGAACAGAAAAATATAGTTTACAGTCTGTGGTGGATGATTTTAAAAGTATCTAGAGAAAATACTCAcgttcaaaaaacaaacagtTTGCTGAGGCTTACGCAGCATTCAGCAGAGCTTTCAAATACCCAATTACAGTATGTTGTGTTCACAGAACTGTGTACACGTTTAGGAAATTATGAGCAAGCTGAGAAAATGGCTAGCTCTGCACTCACATTAGCcagaaaaagcaaggatAGCATTTggtctttcttttctggtAAAAATGTAGAAG TACTATACCAACACGTTCACGActttgaaaagttgaaacgacaaaaagaagagaatgcATCCATGTGGGAAgagattcaaaaaatttttccCTCAAATTAA
- the qtr1 gene encoding queuine tRNA-ribosyltransferase Qtrt1 produces the protein MSSSYPALNYKVIAKCSTTRARASILELPHGPVEAPVFMPVGTQASLKGVLPEQLDKMGCQIMLNNTYHLGLKPGKEILDTIGGAHKLQSWKRNLLTDSGGFQMVSLLKLATITEEGVTFLSPRDGTPMLLTPEHSIDLQNTIGSDIMMQLDDVVHSLTEDVRMEEAMYRSIRWLDRCQAAQKNMESQNLFCIIQGGLNKRLREICCTEMMKRDTPGIAIGGLSGGEEKTSFCEIVHTCTGILPENKPRYLMGVGYAEDLVVCVALGMDMFDCVYPTRTARFGNALTRNGTLNLRNRRFKTDLSPLDEECQCPCCLPKEKGGWGVTRAFMSSLVSKETVGAHLVTIHNTQFQLQLMRDMRSSIIKDCFPQFVKDFFLKWHNGNRSTYPEWAVRALRLVNIDLLEG, from the exons ATGAGTTCTTCTTATCCAGCTTTAAATTATAAAGTAATTGCAAAATGCTCAACAACGCGTGCTAGAGCAAGCATTCTTGAGTTGCCGCATGGTCCTGTTGAAGCGCCTGTTTTTATGCCCGTAGGAACCC AGGCTTCTTTAAAAGGTGTTCTACCGGAACAGTTAGACAAAATGGGTTGTCAAATAATGCTGAACAATACCTACCATTTGGGCTTGAAACCAGGAAAAGAGATCTTAGATACTATAGGAGGTGCCCACAAGTTACAGtcatggaaaagaaatttattgaCTGACAGTGGTGGATTTCAAATGGTTTCGTTATTGAAACTTGCTACCATCACTGAAGAGGGAGTCACCTTTTTATCTCCTAGGGACGGTACACCAATGCTGTTGACACCAGAACACTCTATTGATTTACAAAATACTATTGGGTCTGACATTATGATGCAGTTGGACGACGTAGTCCATAGCCTGACAGAAGATGTCCGAATGGAAGAAGCCATGTATCGATCGATAAGATGGTTAGATCGTTGTCAAGCGGCACAAAAGAACATGGAAAGTCAAAATCTATTTTGCATAATTCAAGGAGGTTTGAATAAAAGATTACGAGAAATTTGTTGTACGGAAATGATGAAGAGGGATACTCCAGGAATTGCAATTGGAGGATTATCTGGAGGAGAGGAAAAAACGAGTTTTTGTGAAAT CGTCCATACATGTACTGGTATACTACCTGAAAATAAACCTAGATATCTTATGGGTGTTGGCTATGCAGAGGATCTGGTGGTTTGTGTTGCTTTGGGTATGGACATGTTTGATTGTGTCTATCCTACGAGGACTGCAAGATTCGGGAATGCATTAACGAGAAACGGTACCTTGAATTTGCGAAACCGAAGATTCAAGACGGACTTGAGTCCTTTGGATGAAGAATGTCAATGCCCTTGTTGTCTTCCAAAGGAGAAAGGAGGTTGGGGAGTTACCCGTGCTTTTATGAGTTCTTTGGTATCGAAGGAAACCGTTGGTGCTCACCTTGTGACAATCCACAATACTCAGTTTCAATTACAACTCATGCGTGACATGAGATCTAGCATCATAAAGGATTGTTTTCCTCAATTTGTtaaggatttctttttaaagtGGCACAATGGAAATCGTTCTACATATCCTGAATGGGCTGTTAGAGCATTACGTCTAGTGAACATTGATTTATTAGAGggttaa
- the mis6 gene encoding CENP-I-like protein, protein MTENQSHGFYDLQDGIEWIMRNSEFPTGSKKAISNRLRQFQGLASQEGLTNEAIEALLNVALSFETRFDKSQQTIIIKSLYPKQFVSHSIAVKIISSLDPYGVRHAYAYQEKLLSWLAHVYEFLEDKDRFARFYGVLFHFLDYVTLRPSLVRLLILTTKHSYIKRFRIYQLLSLYQKPGNANDPYILELLYTYKQHYPDVIIGSFQQKGSIPWKMDLCWIARASDLIHSSTVPSQSMQQLSEKRKRVPSLIPELLTMENKIENVPLNEIFTVQQLSSTFEKVKQPNQVAAVLHSNVFFLYYRLLNDSSLINRLTEWLYATLYSGLLLDYGTLEQRLELFRFLYLHLLYSNYSLSFLYDFIRQYLMKPSLSFKEYEAICHLMTCLDIARNDQEYTEFFKQLNLYTEKLPLRECQLHLNYISVWTLRLVNKTNPRQKLELKGILLKNIFSHLFHLLNVFLWNDKLFAPSALIMTNILNAISDIKLHIWPENMAIEKLVNFLSLKSSPYAIETSFRLIQSAEQNLRNQDQKDLREHLKVIHRQMTSCLLENAEKSEFIDAIFSNLNLQSVNNFKSNSNNIWSLTSGAQFSFYTLQYLIKKQEDDPTFIRIPLMSLTKPRYLELQRKFHLAQSWTSFQDDLISYLKRKHYKAIHQSLLSLSRG, encoded by the coding sequence ATGACTGAAAATCAAAGTCATGGGTTTTATGATTTACAAGATGGGATAGAGTGGATAATGAGGAACTCTGAATTTCCTACAGGTTCTAAAAAAGCTATTTCTAATCGTTTACGACAATTCCAAGGTTTGGCTTCTCAGGAAGGCTTGACAAATGAAGCAATTGAAGCGTTGCTCAATGTAGCTTtgtcttttgaaacaagGTTTGACAAAAGTCAACAGActattattataaaaagcTTGTATCCGAAGCAGTTCGTGTCTCACTCCATCGCCGTCAAAATTATAAGCAGTTTGGATCCTTATGGAGTCCGTCATGCCTATGCGTACCAAGAGAAGCTATTGAGCTGGTTAGCTCATGTGTATGAATTTTTAGAAGACAAAGATCGGTTTGCAAGGTTCTATGGcgttttgtttcatttccTAGACTATGTCACCCTCCGTCCTTCTCTTGTGCGTTTACTTATTTTGACGACCAAACACTCTTATATAAAACGGTTTAGGATTTACCAGCTGTTGTCCTTATATCAAAAACCTGGAAATGCCAACGATCCTTATATCCTTGAGCTGCTATACACTTACAAACAGCATTATCCCGACGTTATTATTGGCTCCTTTCAACAAAAAGGGTCTATTCCATGGAAGATGGACCTTTGTTGGATTGCAAGAGCTTCAGACCTAATTCATTCTTCGACGGTGCCTTCTCAAAGTATGCAACAATTATCTGAGAAGCGCAAAAGAGTACCAAGCTTAATTCCAGAATTACTTACtatggaaaacaaaattgagaatgttcctttgaatgaaatttttaCTGTTCAACAACTCTCTTCTAcgtttgaaaaagttaaacAACCAAACCAGGTTGCGGCAGTTCTTCATAGTAACGTTTTCTTCCTATACTATCGCCTTTTAAACGACTCATCTTTGATAAACAGACTAACAGAATGGTTATATGCTACTCTTTACTCCGGATTACTATTAGATTATGGAACCCTTGAACAACGCCTTGaactttttcgttttctctACCTGCATTTGTTATACTCCAACTACTCATTGTCATTTCTTTACGATTTTATAAGACAATACTTAATGAAGCCTTCCTTGTCGTTCAAGGAATATGAAGCTATATGCCACTTAATGACCTGCCTGGATATTGCAAGAAATGATCAAGAGTACACCgaattttttaaacaacTTAACTTATACACTGAAAAGTTACCTTTAAGAGAATGCCAACTGCATTTAAATTACATATCCGTTTGGACATTGCGTCTCgtcaacaaaacaaatccGAGGCAAAAGCTTGAATTGAAAGGTATTCTgttaaaaaacattttttcaCACTTATTTCATTTGTTAAATGTATTTCTCTGGAACGACAAACTTTTTGCTCCTTCGGCCTTGATTATGACAAACATTTTAAATGCCATAAGTGATATAAAGCTTCATATATGGCCAGAAAATATGGCGATTGAGAAGTTAgtaaattttctttccttaaAAAGCTCTCCTTATGCCATTGAGACCAGCTTTCGATTAATACAGTCAGCAGAACAAAATTTACGAAATCAAGACCAAAAAGATTTACGAGAACACTTGAAAGTTATTCACAGACAAATGACAAGTTGCTTACTAGAAAATGCAGAAAAATCAGAATTTATTGATGCtatcttttctaatttaaATTTACAATCGGTGAATAATTTTAAGTCTAATTCTAACAATATCTGGTCTTTGACATCTGGTGCTCAGTTCTCTTTTTATACGTTGCAgtatttaataaagaaacaagaagatGACCCTACTTTCATTCGAATTCCCTTGATGAGTTTGACAAAACCGAGATATCTAGAACTTCAAAGAAAGTTTCATTTAGCCCAGTCTTGGACTTCTTTTCAGGATGATTTAATTTCTTATTTGAAGAGGAAGCATTATAAAGCTATTCATCAATCATTACTCTCTTTATCCCGTGGTTGA
- a CDS encoding fructose-2,6-bisphosphatase, TIGAR-like protein: MKVFLIRHGQTEQNKVGILQGSVDTSLSETGQLQAKLLGSRLSSLDIDQIFCSSMKRCRETIRPLLELRPEIPIEYSDLIRERIYGELEGMNVVEAKRLMGTKHPDHYGEGFSSLKRRLVKFWEEQVVPLRGEKKCIVVLCHGGVINALRAHFMEEKGYTYDNTKLEKKILTVNTSITEVEVTPEGTGHIYTFGDAAHLESEEHGRLIV, from the exons ATGAAAGTCTTCTTAATTCGTCACGGTCAAACAGAGCAAAACAAAGTCGGAATTTTG CAAGGATCTGTTGATACAAGTTTGAGTGAAACCGGTCAACTCCAAGCGAAGTTGTTGGGCTCCAGACTTTCGAGTCTGGACATTGATCAAATCTTCTGCAGCTCAATGAAGCGTTGCCGCGAG ACCATTAGACCTTTACTTGAACTACGACCCGAGATTCCTATTGAATATTCAGATTTGATCAGAGAA AGGATCTATGGAGAACTGGAAG GAATGAATGTGGTTGAAGCAAAACGCCTTATGGGTACCAAACACCCTGATCATTATGGAGAAGGTTTTTCAAGCTTAAAGCGAAGATTGGTAAAATTTTGGGAGGAACAGGTTGTTCCTTTACGCGGGGAGAAAAAATGTATAGTTGTCCTGTGCCATGGAGGTGTTATTAATGCTCTTCGCGCTCATtttatggaagaaaagggaTATACATATGATAATACTAAAttggagaagaaaattcttACTGTCAACACTAGCATTACAGAAGTCGAGGTTACTCCTGAAGGTACAGGACATATCTATACTTTCGGAGACGCTGCTCATTTAGAATCAGAGGAACATGGCCGTCTCATTGTTTAG
- the puf3 gene encoding pumilio family RNA-binding protein Puf3 — protein sequence MYATVKSNAKASDGVNENAPFHFSSGYANGRPSLISNGSPRENKLSSLSPYSQSSGSDDHSDHSSSFFNPFPSFHKLSLNQETTDECSLNNAHPFRNKHLPKPPLSSLTNLQDPVFPHYLGKAEPPFHPKSFVDLNSRSSALSQDTSTPSKVNLYGQLGSDSGVRFPHSLQNSVPPLQADFGRTLSSGISQTPSCGILPRHTRARSDFWKPVNRRAVRHMSHSSVGDMTNISQTAPLSGTLPNHKEKLDVNYLSPPNLVNETNSVSVTSPTLASDISPTAKSDRTCVPLLPNQSFFPVSKSTVKRNMSDSARPYVTVSPDFPPADGFDNISFDDKATPYSTSSVDDQLPKENHGPSYFSQSKLLHVFHNNKKKRFELSDILGNVVLFSSDQFGSRFIQQKLATCTDEEKSAVFKEIISSNCLQLMMDIFGNYVIQKFLEYGTDEQKQLLVSRIKGHTFILAVHMYGCRVVQKAIEHISTEQQIGIISELDGHVLECVCDQNGNHVIQKSIECIDSERLVFIFEALRPQIHVLSAHPYGCRVIQRIIEKFSYKRQIIIKDLLPYSLQLTQGQYGNYVVQHIMKEGTNKDKKFVFNLIAKNLLYLSCHKFASNVVERCISYISEDDRAFIIQKVLTEKVDNVSILMLMMKDKYANYVVQRLLEASNDKERELLISYIYPHISALKKYTYGKHLIMSVERYRLKSRTDNSKETKHEKSD from the coding sequence ATGTATGCTACTGTAAAATCAAATGCAAAAGCTTCTGATGGtgtaaatgaaaatgccccttttcacttttcttCCGGATATGCTAACGGCCGTCCAAGCCTAATATCAAACGGATCACCTCGTGAAAACAAGCTTTCTTCGCTGTCGCCATATTCCCAGTCTTCTGGAAGTGATGATCACTCCGATCACTCCTCATCGTTTTTCAATCCTTTCCCGTCTTTTCATAAACTGTCTCTGAACCAAGAAACGACTGACGAGTGCTCTTTGAACAATGCTCATCCCTTTCGAAACAAACATCTACCGAAACCgcctctttcttctttaacGAATTTACAGGATCCCGTGTTTCCTCACTACCTCGGTAAAGCCGAACCTCCATTTCACCCCAAAAGCTTTGTTGATTTGAATAGCAGAAGCAGTGCCCTTAGCCAAGACACTAGCACTCCTTCAAAGGTCAATTTGTACGGTCAGCTAGGTTCCGATTCTGGTGTTCGCTTTCCCCATTCTTTACAAAACTCTGTTCCGCCTTTACAGGCGGATTTCGGCAGAACCCTTTCTAGTGGAATTTCTCAAACACCTTCATGCGGGATCTTGCCTCGCCATACTAGAGCTCGTTCTGATTTCTGGAAACCTGTTAACCGACGTGCTGTCCGTCATATGTCACATTCTTCCGTCGGCGATATGACAAATATTTCACAAACAGCTCCCTTGTCCGGAACTTTACCGAaccataaagaaaaactagaTGTAAATTATCTTTCTCCTCCTAACCTGGTAAACGAGACGAATTCGGTTTCTGTAACATCTCCAACCCTTGCTTCTGACATATCACCGACCGCAAAGTCCGACCGTACTTGCGTacctcttcttccaaatcagTCATTCTTCCCCGTTTCTAAGTCGACGGTAAAACGCAATATGTCGGATTCCGCAAGGCCTTACGTGACTGTAAGCCCAGATTTCCCTCCTGCAGATGGTTTTGACAATATTTCATTCGATGATAAAGCAACTCCATATTCGACCTCAAGCGTTGACGATCAGTTGCCTAAGGAGAATCACGGACCTTCTTATTTTTCACAATCCAAGTTACTGCATGTCTTTCataataacaaaaagaagcgaTTTGAACTTTCTGATATATTAGGAAACGTTGTTCTTTTTAGCAGTGATCAATTTGGCTCAAGGTTTATACAACAGAAGTTGGCAACTTGCactgatgaagaaaaaagcgcTGTTTTCAAGGAGATTATTTCAAGTAATTGCTTACAACTTATGATGGacatttttggaaattatGTTATACAGAAATTTCTAGAGTACGGAACTGATGAACAAAAGCAGCTTTTAGTTTCCAGAATCAAGGGCCACACTTTTATATTAGCCGTCCACATGTATGGTTGCCGTGTTGTACAAAAGGCTATAGAGCATATTTCTACAGAACAGCAAATTGGAATTATTAGTGAATTGGATGGCCATGTTTTGGAGTGTGTTTGTGACCAAAATGGAAACCATGTCATTCAAAAGTCTATTGAATGCATAGACTCAGAAAggcttgtttttatttttgagGCTTTGCGACCTCAAATACACGTGTTGTCTGCTCATCCTTATGGTTGTCGAGTAATTCAACGAATTATTGAGAAGTTCTCATATAAACGTCAAATTATTATTAAAGATCTTCTTCCTTATTCTCTACAATTGACGCAAGGTCAGTATGGTAACTATGTTGTTCAGCACATAATGAAGGAAGGTACTAATAAGGACAAGAAGTTTGTCTTTAATCTAATAGCTAAAAATTTGCTGTATTTGAGTTGTCATAAGTTCGCATCGAATGTTGTTGAGAGATGTATCTCTTACATCTCAGAAGATGATCGTGCCTTTATCATCCAGAAGGTGCTAACTGAGAAAGTTGACAATGTTAGCATTTTAATGTTGATGATGAAAGACAAGTACGCGAACTACGTGGTTCAAAGGCTTCTGGAGGCTTCAAACGATAAAGAGCGTGAGTTGCTAATATCTTATATATACCCACATATCTCAGctcttaaaaaatacaCTTATGGTAAACATCTGATCATGTCTGTTGAACGATATCGCCTTAAATCACGTACCGATAAttcaaaggaaacaaaGCACGAGAAGAGCGACTAA